In Arachis hypogaea cultivar Tifrunner chromosome 17, arahy.Tifrunner.gnm2.J5K5, whole genome shotgun sequence, a single window of DNA contains:
- the LOC112762730 gene encoding protein MAIN-LIKE 2-like, with amino-acid sequence MPPDRYNPIVEGYLRDTGFYHVSQIGVVQCQSALVNALIERWRPETHTFHFPVGKCAVTLEDVALILGLPTNGLPVTGPTLSSYEALEAECLDQFGVAPRKTDCRGSFIKLTWFQALKDRLVLVDDIQIQRYMKCHIMLLFGTVMFGDKSEAGVH; translated from the coding sequence ATGCCGCCGGATCGGTACAATCCAATAGTGGAGGGGTATTTACGGGACACTGGCTTTTATCATGTTTCACAGATCGGAGTTGTCCAATGTCAGTCGGCATTGGTTAATGCTCTGATCGAGAGATGGCGCCCCGAGACTCACACCTTCCATTTTCCGGTTGGTAAGTGTGCCGTGACACTGGAGGATGTGGCGTTAATTCTTGGTCTTCCGACGAATGGTTTGCCAGTTACGGGACCGACACTGAGTAGTTATGAGGCGTTAGAGGCTGAATGCTTGGATCAGTTTGGTGTTGCACCTAGGAAGACAGACTGTAGGGGAAGTTTCATCAAGTTGACGTGGTTTCAAGCATTGAAGGATCGATTAGTGTTGGTTGATGATATCCAGATTCAGAGGTACATGAAGTGCCACATAATGTTATTGTTTGGGACCGTTATGTTTGGAGATAAGTCTGAAGCAGGGGTGCACTGA